From a single Candidatus Hydrogenedentota bacterium genomic region:
- the pyrE gene encoding orotate phosphoribosyltransferase encodes MNGEQVLAAFREAGALLDGHFLYASGRHGRQFLQAARVLQFPDIAERLCAAMASRFKDARIDLVVGPATGGIILAYETARHLGCRAAFTEKEQDGAMALKRGFLLRQGERVLVVEDIATTGGSIKKSIAHLRQRGAQIAGVSVLIDRSSGEASFDCPYEP; translated from the coding sequence ATGAACGGCGAGCAGGTACTGGCAGCTTTTCGGGAGGCTGGCGCTCTTCTCGACGGCCATTTTCTCTACGCGAGCGGCCGCCACGGCCGCCAGTTCCTGCAGGCGGCGCGCGTACTCCAGTTTCCAGACATCGCCGAGCGCCTCTGCGCCGCCATGGCCAGCCGGTTCAAAGACGCCCGCATCGATCTGGTGGTCGGCCCAGCCACCGGCGGAATCATCCTGGCCTACGAAACGGCCCGGCATCTCGGATGCCGCGCGGCATTCACCGAAAAAGAACAAGACGGCGCCATGGCGCTCAAACGGGGTTTCCTGCTCCGTCAAGGGGAACGTGTGCTCGTTGTCGAGGACATCGCCACGACAGGAGGCTCGATCAAGAAGAGCATCGCCCATCTTCGCCAGCGCGGCGCTCAGATCGCCGGCGTTTCCGTCCTCATTGACCGCAGCTCCGGAGAAGCGTCGTTCGATTGCCCGTACGAGCC
- the pyrF gene encoding orotidine-5'-phosphate decarboxylase codes for MKDKTKLITGLDVDTREEALAAVGAAAGCQWFKIGSQLFTRCGPEIVEAVRGLEKNVFLDLKFHDIPNTVAKASKAAADLGASLFTLHASGGKAMIAAAREAVEETQARILAVTVLTSLTDDMLRREIGLPETAAQAVSRLARLAVDAGAHGVVCSPREIALVREAVGPKPLIVTPGIRPKWAAQDDQARIMTPREAAEAGADMIVVVRPILKHKNPPEAVRLILEELQG; via the coding sequence ATGAAAGATAAGACCAAACTCATAACCGGGTTGGACGTCGACACGCGCGAAGAGGCCTTGGCCGCGGTGGGCGCCGCGGCAGGGTGCCAGTGGTTCAAAATAGGGTCACAACTGTTCACGCGGTGCGGACCGGAGATTGTCGAGGCAGTGCGGGGCCTCGAAAAGAACGTGTTCCTCGACCTGAAGTTTCACGACATCCCCAACACCGTCGCCAAGGCTTCGAAAGCTGCCGCAGACCTTGGCGCGAGCCTTTTCACGCTTCACGCCTCGGGCGGAAAAGCAATGATCGCGGCAGCCCGCGAAGCGGTCGAAGAAACCCAGGCCAGAATCCTGGCCGTCACGGTCCTTACCAGCCTCACGGACGATATGCTCCGCCGCGAGATCGGGCTCCCGGAAACGGCGGCCCAGGCCGTGTCCCGGCTGGCCAGACTTGCGGTGGACGCCGGGGCCCACGGGGTTGTCTGTTCTCCCCGCGAGATCGCCCTGGTTCGAGAAGCCGTCGGTCCGAAACCCCTTATTGTCACGCCCGGAATCCGGCCCAAATGGGCAGCCCAGGACGACCAGGCCCGTATCATGACCCCCCGGGAAGCCGCGGAAGCCGGCGCGGACATGATCGTCGTGGTGCGCCCCATCCTCAAACACAAAAATCCGCCCGAAGCCGTACGATTGATCCTGGAGGAGTTGCAAGGATGA
- a CDS encoding dihydroorotate dehydrogenase, producing the protein MPTLAVDLGGLHMKNPVTVASGTFGYGEEFGRYFDVSLLGAVTTKSISLKPRPGNKPPRLVETPAGLLNAIGLQNVGIERFLAEKVPYLRARKAAIIANIYGYLPDEYAELAQRLESEGAADAIEANLSCPNVHDARTARGPVLVAQSCEAISEYTRAIRAATKLPLYIKLTPNVMNIQEPALAAQEAGADAVCLINTLLGMAINPETRKPRLANIVGGLSGPAIRPVALKMVWDAARVLRIPIIGTGGITGAPSAIEFLLAGATAVSVGSMSFRQPDIALRIVEGIAEYLSRHNIPDVRQLIGVMQT; encoded by the coding sequence ATGCCGACATTAGCCGTCGACCTCGGCGGCCTGCACATGAAGAACCCGGTAACGGTCGCTTCGGGCACGTTCGGATACGGCGAGGAGTTCGGCCGGTATTTCGACGTGTCCCTCCTGGGCGCGGTCACGACCAAGAGCATTTCGCTGAAGCCTCGGCCGGGCAATAAACCCCCGCGCCTCGTCGAGACGCCCGCGGGACTCCTTAACGCCATCGGGCTTCAAAACGTCGGCATCGAACGGTTCTTGGCGGAAAAGGTCCCCTATTTGCGCGCGCGCAAAGCGGCCATTATCGCCAATATCTACGGGTATTTGCCGGACGAATATGCCGAGTTGGCGCAGCGGCTCGAGTCTGAAGGCGCCGCGGATGCCATCGAGGCAAACCTCTCGTGCCCGAACGTCCACGACGCGCGCACGGCCAGGGGCCCGGTTCTTGTGGCCCAGAGCTGCGAGGCGATCTCGGAATACACGCGCGCCATTCGCGCCGCCACGAAACTGCCCCTGTACATAAAATTGACTCCGAACGTGATGAATATCCAGGAGCCCGCGCTGGCCGCCCAAGAGGCCGGGGCGGACGCCGTATGCCTCATCAATACGCTCCTTGGCATGGCCATTAATCCGGAAACCCGGAAACCGCGTCTGGCCAATATTGTGGGAGGCCTGAGCGGCCCGGCGATTCGCCCTGTAGCGCTGAAAATGGTCTGGGACGCCGCGCGCGTGCTCCGCATACCGATCATCGGCACGGGAGGAATCACCGGCGCGCCAAGCGCTATCGAATTCCTCCTGGCCGGCGCCACGGCGGTGTCGGTCGGCTCGATGTCCTTCCGCCAGCCGGATATCGCCTTGCGGATTGTTGAAGGTATCGCGGAGTATCTCAGTCGGCACAACATCCCCGACGTAAGACAACTCATCGGCGTCATGCAAACCTGA
- a CDS encoding dihydroorotate dehydrogenase electron transfer subunit, translated as MARECVAPGHWRMRLHAPDIARAAIPGQFCMVEVSETLYPFLRRPMCFSEIHDDGVSILYKVEGEGTALLAQRVPGQKCSLQGPLGNGFPVDGSFERHIIVSGGIGVATFPALAQALVGACQRPPEVVLAARTRELLLCEDLFKGLGCTVYLATDDGSAGQKAYAAGMLERLNPGEATRVYACGPMIMMRTTAAVARRAGANCLVSLEAQMACGDGACLGCVVESIEEYEGEKMVRVCVDGPVFDAAIIDWEAHNPAYDL; from the coding sequence GTGGCGAGGGAGTGTGTCGCGCCGGGCCACTGGCGCATGCGCCTGCATGCTCCAGACATTGCCCGCGCGGCGATACCCGGCCAATTCTGCATGGTCGAGGTGTCTGAGACCCTTTACCCTTTCTTGCGCCGCCCCATGTGTTTCTCCGAAATCCATGACGACGGCGTCAGCATCCTCTATAAGGTCGAAGGGGAAGGCACCGCGCTCCTGGCCCAGCGCGTTCCCGGACAGAAGTGTTCGCTCCAGGGGCCTCTGGGCAATGGATTCCCCGTCGACGGCAGCTTCGAGCGCCACATTATCGTGTCGGGCGGTATCGGCGTGGCGACGTTTCCCGCCCTTGCACAAGCTCTGGTTGGGGCGTGTCAACGTCCCCCCGAGGTGGTGCTGGCCGCACGAACAAGAGAGCTCCTGCTTTGCGAAGACCTGTTCAAAGGCCTGGGCTGTACGGTGTACCTTGCGACGGACGACGGGTCCGCGGGCCAGAAGGCTTATGCGGCCGGGATGCTCGAGCGCTTGAATCCGGGGGAAGCCACCCGCGTATATGCATGCGGTCCCATGATCATGATGCGGACTACCGCGGCGGTTGCCCGGCGCGCCGGGGCCAATTGTCTGGTTTCTCTGGAAGCACAGATGGCCTGCGGTGACGGCGCCTGTCTTGGATGCGTTGTCGAATCCATCGAGGAGTACGAGGGCGAGAAAATGGTTCGCGTCTGCGTGGACGGCCCCGTTTTTGACGCGGCAATAATCGATTGGGAAGCACATAACCCAGCCTATGACCTGTAA
- the disA gene encoding DNA integrity scanning diadenylate cyclase DisA produces MVKSKRKSKSIAYREAIKMISPGTKIREAISMMLQSRLGALLCIGDPKRLAELSDGGVELNAACTPQLLYELSKMDGAIILNEDGTTITYANRFLTPSNSIVSHETGTRHIAAERMAKQAKCAVVAVSERRSSVTLYVQHTRHVLDSLPTLLNKAAQALQTLEKYITSLNQSMLDLSAREFEDMVTIFDVCKAIQRCEMSRRIASEIEPYILELGTEGRLIELQLGELSIPIEESRLVIKDYYKEKPSLTAEIAEQRIEELSHDELLSLETISQTLGYGANLRGVDTYLSTRGYRVLSQTRRLTPQIIDNLVNRFGTLQQIMRAPKDELDAVEGVGEVLAERVRLSLNNLRSQLALDRGRT; encoded by the coding sequence ATGGTGAAGTCAAAACGCAAATCGAAGTCCATTGCCTATCGCGAAGCCATCAAGATGATCTCCCCGGGAACCAAGATCCGGGAAGCCATTTCGATGATGTTGCAGAGCCGTCTGGGAGCGCTTTTGTGCATTGGAGATCCCAAGAGGCTGGCCGAGCTGTCCGACGGCGGGGTTGAATTGAACGCGGCATGCACGCCGCAGTTGCTGTATGAACTCTCGAAAATGGACGGCGCCATCATCTTGAACGAAGACGGCACCACCATTACCTACGCCAACCGTTTCCTGACGCCGAGCAATTCCATCGTATCGCACGAGACCGGTACCCGCCACATCGCCGCGGAACGTATGGCGAAGCAGGCAAAGTGCGCGGTGGTAGCGGTCTCGGAACGGCGTTCAAGCGTGACTTTGTATGTGCAGCACACACGGCACGTGCTGGACAGCCTTCCCACCTTGCTCAACAAGGCGGCACAAGCGCTTCAGACCCTCGAGAAGTACATTACCAGCCTGAACCAATCCATGCTGGACCTGAGCGCCCGCGAATTCGAGGACATGGTCACCATATTCGACGTGTGCAAGGCGATTCAGCGCTGCGAGATGTCGCGCCGGATAGCGTCCGAGATCGAACCCTATATTCTCGAACTGGGAACGGAAGGGCGCCTGATCGAGTTGCAGCTGGGCGAATTGTCCATCCCAATCGAGGAGTCCCGGCTCGTCATAAAAGACTACTATAAGGAAAAGCCCTCTCTTACTGCTGAAATCGCCGAGCAGCGCATCGAAGAACTGTCGCACGACGAGCTCTTGTCGCTGGAAACCATCAGCCAGACCCTCGGTTACGGCGCAAACCTGCGAGGCGTTGATACCTATCTGTCTACGCGGGGGTATCGGGTCTTGTCGCAGACGCGCCGTCTGACGCCGCAGATCATCGACAACTTGGTGAACCGGTTCGGTACGCTTCAACAGATCATGCGCGCCCCGAAGGATGAACTGGACGCTGTGGAGGGCGTGGGCGAGGTGTTGGCGGAGCGGGTTCGCCTCAGCCTCAACAATCTGAGAAGCCAGTTGGCCCTGGATCGAGGCAGGACCTGA